Proteins co-encoded in one Natrarchaeobius halalkaliphilus genomic window:
- a CDS encoding TetR/AcrR family transcriptional regulator, producing MTDPNVRDAIMTATYEALCDLGYTELTAQDIADRTDKSKSLLFYHYDAKEDLIADFLEYLLELFDERIAATEVLSPVERLAAFVDWYLYGSNESEHQSFHTAMLELRAQAPYNDRYRRQLRKSDDRLRATLEEILEDGIDAGQFVEHDREGTAALVIAAIDGSRIRQLTLGRDEYLDTVRSAVVDGIFDELLAEGVAFPHPRAVGDRLDLEPRLESPDSTPTDAETPDETGGGGS from the coding sequence GTGACCGATCCGAACGTCAGGGACGCGATCATGACCGCGACCTACGAGGCGTTGTGCGATCTCGGCTACACGGAGCTTACGGCACAGGATATCGCTGACCGAACGGACAAGAGCAAGTCGCTTCTCTTCTATCACTACGACGCAAAGGAAGACCTCATTGCCGACTTCCTCGAGTACCTGCTCGAACTATTCGACGAGCGTATCGCAGCGACGGAGGTCCTCTCGCCGGTCGAACGACTGGCGGCGTTCGTCGACTGGTATCTCTACGGATCGAACGAGAGCGAACACCAGTCGTTCCACACTGCAATGCTCGAGCTCCGGGCGCAGGCACCCTACAACGACCGCTACCGAAGGCAACTCCGCAAGAGCGACGATCGGCTTCGGGCGACGCTCGAGGAAATTCTCGAGGACGGTATCGACGCCGGCCAGTTCGTCGAGCACGACCGCGAAGGGACTGCTGCGCTGGTGATCGCGGCGATCGACGGTTCTCGGATCCGCCAGCTCACCCTCGGACGCGACGAGTACCTCGATACGGTTCGTTCGGCTGTCGTCGACGGTATTTTCGACGAACTCCTCGCAGAGGGAGTCGCGTTTCCACACCCGCGAGCGGTTGGCGATCGCCTGGATCTCGAACCCCGACTCGAATCACCCGATAGCACGCCGACCGATGCCGAAACCCCCGACGAAACAGGAGGTGGGGGTTCGTAA
- a CDS encoding oligosaccharyl transferase, archaeosortase A system-associated translates to MSTDTDRVGEETESSASLLETWREWYHVPILGVVMLFMFWVRTQSYDRFGMEDGIPSLAAVDSWYHWRTVRWTAENYPRTMPYEIWTSFPTGRYVGQFGTLFDQIIVTVAMIVGLGDPSPETLYTVSLLAVPAMAALVAIPVFLMGRRLGGTIGGIASVLILALAPGQFLTRTTTGQLQHHVAEVLFMAIAILAMMVALRVAERERPIYELVADGDWDALRTPTVYSALAGIALSLYIWVWPPGIVLVGILAAFFTVQLCLDYVRDVSPDHVAFVGAVSLAITAVVTTLLIEQPGSTSTTSFGYLQPVSAALVAAGCVFMAWFARQWDGYDLDRHYYPAAIFGLIGATFLVMWLVLPSLFSTIFDNVTRRVIPFGETATDLTIQEAQPPGDFTAHIFHEFRATFYTMLVGLALLVARPFLGREYRTEYTLVIVWALFLTSMAATQIRFSYYLVLAVAVVNAVVVAETLRFLDFDVSLSDGIDSIRQVEAYQLIVLLMVVLLLFAPFLPYVAAAGTTAVDRGGAAAPHSSSDLWQPSNQWLAENTPEPGNWGGADRADELEPYGTYEAPEDGNYDYPEGSYGVISWWDYGHLITVQGERMPHSNPFQSGASSSSAFFTAESEERSELILDAIAADESPADRTDEQLESMVADGDSDEEIRYVMIDDQMAGGKFAAISTWSGPDYDYYTTPEDVQSGEQIDRDDVADRFSDVPYDNTTLSQLYFDDAVGMENYRLVHENDERTAGFVSYAIVDAETDQVLMDENGNHQVFLNRMMDQQTQQEIMLIQQHPQYDHLDIEMIGEREGSAVKTYERVEGATITGSADVSDHEDATVTAAVELDSGVDRGTFDYVQQGELDENGEFELTVPYATNDELGVDDGYTDSAVEATEEFTVTVTAPAADGDGFEAYEDETDVPETAVVHGEEVEVTLEEVSFEDTEEAPDETDGDDSNETDSEDDDSDVPDSLDGSTDEEDDTDESGSLAPVAADAAP, encoded by the coding sequence ATGAGTACGGACACCGACCGCGTCGGTGAGGAGACCGAGTCTTCGGCCTCGCTCCTCGAGACGTGGAGAGAGTGGTATCACGTCCCCATTCTCGGGGTCGTGATGCTGTTTATGTTCTGGGTACGCACGCAATCGTACGACCGTTTCGGTATGGAAGACGGGATACCGTCGCTTGCGGCCGTCGACTCGTGGTATCACTGGCGGACGGTGCGCTGGACTGCGGAGAACTACCCCCGAACGATGCCGTACGAGATCTGGACGAGTTTTCCGACCGGCCGCTACGTCGGCCAGTTCGGCACGCTGTTCGATCAGATCATCGTCACGGTGGCGATGATCGTCGGACTCGGTGATCCCTCGCCCGAAACCCTTTATACCGTCTCCCTGCTCGCCGTTCCGGCGATGGCGGCGCTCGTCGCGATCCCGGTCTTTTTGATGGGGCGTCGACTCGGCGGGACGATCGGCGGGATCGCATCCGTCCTGATCCTCGCGCTCGCACCGGGACAGTTCCTCACGAGAACCACTACCGGACAGCTTCAACATCACGTCGCCGAGGTGCTGTTCATGGCGATCGCCATCCTCGCGATGATGGTCGCCCTCCGCGTCGCAGAGCGCGAACGGCCGATCTACGAACTCGTCGCCGACGGCGACTGGGACGCACTACGAACGCCGACCGTCTACAGCGCCCTCGCGGGGATCGCCCTCTCGTTATATATCTGGGTGTGGCCCCCTGGTATCGTCCTCGTCGGAATACTCGCAGCCTTCTTCACCGTTCAGCTCTGTCTCGATTACGTCCGGGACGTCTCGCCGGATCACGTCGCGTTCGTCGGTGCCGTCAGCCTCGCCATAACGGCCGTCGTAACGACACTGCTGATCGAACAACCCGGAAGTACGAGTACGACGAGTTTCGGCTACCTGCAGCCGGTGAGTGCCGCCCTCGTCGCCGCAGGCTGTGTGTTTATGGCCTGGTTCGCCCGCCAGTGGGACGGATACGATCTCGACCGCCACTACTATCCCGCAGCCATCTTCGGGCTGATCGGCGCGACGTTCCTGGTGATGTGGCTCGTCCTGCCGAGTCTGTTCAGTACGATCTTCGATAACGTAACCCGCCGTGTAATTCCGTTCGGAGAGACGGCGACCGACCTCACCATCCAGGAGGCACAGCCCCCTGGAGACTTCACGGCACACATCTTCCACGAGTTCCGTGCGACGTTCTATACGATGCTCGTCGGGCTGGCGCTGTTGGTCGCCCGTCCGTTCCTCGGACGAGAGTACCGGACGGAGTACACGCTCGTCATCGTCTGGGCGCTGTTCCTGACGAGCATGGCCGCCACCCAGATTCGCTTCTCGTACTATCTGGTGCTCGCCGTTGCGGTCGTCAACGCCGTCGTCGTCGCCGAAACGCTTCGATTCCTCGATTTCGACGTCAGCCTCTCTGACGGCATCGACTCGATCCGACAGGTCGAAGCGTATCAGCTCATCGTCCTGCTCATGGTCGTCTTGCTGCTGTTCGCCCCGTTCTTGCCGTACGTGGCGGCGGCGGGGACGACCGCGGTAGACCGCGGCGGTGCAGCGGCACCACACAGCTCGTCCGATCTGTGGCAGCCGTCGAACCAGTGGCTCGCGGAGAACACGCCCGAACCCGGTAACTGGGGCGGTGCGGACAGAGCCGACGAACTCGAGCCCTATGGTACCTACGAGGCACCCGAAGACGGGAACTACGACTATCCAGAGGGGAGCTACGGCGTGATCTCGTGGTGGGACTACGGTCACCTGATCACGGTTCAGGGTGAACGGATGCCCCACTCGAACCCGTTCCAGTCGGGCGCGAGTTCGTCGTCTGCGTTCTTCACCGCGGAATCCGAGGAGCGCTCTGAGCTGATCCTCGACGCCATCGCCGCGGACGAGTCCCCCGCCGACCGGACGGACGAGCAACTCGAGTCGATGGTCGCTGACGGCGACTCCGACGAGGAGATTCGGTACGTGATGATCGACGATCAGATGGCCGGCGGCAAGTTCGCGGCAATCTCGACGTGGTCGGGTCCCGATTACGACTATTACACGACACCGGAGGACGTCCAGTCGGGTGAGCAGATCGACAGAGACGACGTCGCAGATCGGTTCAGCGACGTTCCCTACGACAATACGACGCTTTCGCAGCTCTACTTCGACGACGCCGTCGGAATGGAGAACTACCGTCTCGTCCACGAGAACGACGAACGGACAGCCGGCTTCGTCAGTTACGCCATCGTCGACGCCGAAACCGATCAGGTGTTGATGGACGAAAACGGCAACCATCAGGTCTTCCTCAACCGCATGATGGACCAACAAACTCAACAGGAGATCATGTTGATTCAGCAACACCCACAGTACGACCACCTCGACATCGAAATGATCGGTGAGCGCGAAGGGTCCGCGGTCAAGACCTACGAGCGCGTCGAGGGCGCGACGATCACCGGATCGGCCGACGTCTCCGATCACGAGGACGCTACGGTGACCGCCGCCGTCGAACTCGACTCCGGCGTCGACCGCGGCACGTTCGACTACGTCCAGCAGGGCGAACTCGACGAGAACGGCGAGTTCGAGCTCACGGTTCCGTACGCCACCAACGACGAGCTCGGCGTCGACGACGGCTACACCGACAGCGCCGTCGAGGCGACCGAAGAGTTTACCGTGACCGTGACCGCACCCGCAGCGGACGGTGACGGCTTCGAGGCGTACGAAGACGAGACGGACGTTCCTGAGACCGCAGTCGTCCACGGAGAGGAAGTCGAGGTAACCCTCGAGGAAGTCTCGTTCGAGGATACCGAGGAAGCCCCCGACGAGACGGACGGCGACGACTCGAACGAAACCGACTCAGAAGACGATGACTCGGACGTGCCAGATTCGCTCGACGGCTCGACCGACGAAGAGGACGACACCGACGAATCCGGCTCGCTCGCACCGGTCGCCGCCGATGCGGCACCATAA
- a CDS encoding DUF7471 family protein — protein MNHTNPFEIGWLDPQLAPVLLAVIVLAAIGTTILFGCGIVAYSRRRTRRYLLITLVLGLLVARSLVGLGTVFGLVPMTVHHLVEHGADVTIAALVLYAVYRSGPTTTRSGSKHE, from the coding sequence ATGAACCACACGAATCCGTTCGAAATCGGGTGGCTGGACCCACAACTCGCCCCCGTCTTGCTCGCCGTGATCGTCCTCGCAGCGATCGGGACGACGATCCTCTTTGGGTGTGGTATCGTCGCGTACTCGAGGCGACGAACGAGGCGATATCTCCTGATCACGCTCGTCCTCGGATTGCTCGTCGCTCGGTCACTCGTCGGGCTCGGGACGGTGTTCGGCCTGGTTCCGATGACGGTTCATCACCTCGTCGAACACGGTGCCGACGTGACGATCGCTGCGCTCGTGCTGTATGCGGTCTATCGAAGCGGACCCACGACGACGAGATCCGGCTCGAAACACGAGTGA
- the ribB gene encoding 3,4-dihydroxy-2-butanone-4-phosphate synthase, with amino-acid sequence MTSRRGETRTAADGGTDTTASTDADGRAEPTETNARASTAAQRSVEDAIEALRAGEPVLVHDAADREGETDIIYHADAVTPEAVARMRNDAGGLICAALGYEVAEAFDLPFYTEEIDHAATRDHDLGYDERSSFSLTVNHRDTYTGITDNDRSKTIQALGEAASTPSAVDFADEFRTPGHVHVLKAAPDLLAQREGHTELGVALAEAADLSPAVVVCEMLDDDTGNARTPADARSYADRHDVTYLEGGHVLEQLG; translated from the coding sequence ATGACGAGTCGGCGCGGAGAGACGCGGACGGCCGCGGACGGTGGGACGGACACGACTGCCTCGACGGACGCCGACGGGCGAGCGGAACCGACGGAGACGAACGCGCGGGCGTCGACGGCCGCCCAGCGATCGGTCGAGGATGCAATAGAGGCCCTCCGGGCGGGCGAGCCGGTTCTCGTCCACGACGCGGCCGACCGCGAAGGCGAGACGGATATCATCTACCACGCCGACGCGGTCACACCCGAGGCTGTCGCCCGAATGCGAAACGACGCTGGCGGACTGATCTGTGCCGCGTTAGGGTACGAGGTCGCGGAGGCGTTCGATCTCCCGTTTTATACGGAGGAGATCGACCACGCCGCAACGCGCGATCACGATCTCGGCTACGACGAACGGTCGTCGTTCTCACTGACGGTCAACCATCGCGACACCTACACGGGGATCACGGACAACGACCGATCCAAGACCATTCAGGCGCTGGGCGAGGCTGCTTCGACGCCGTCGGCCGTCGACTTCGCCGACGAGTTTCGAACTCCCGGCCACGTACACGTGCTGAAAGCGGCCCCCGACCTGCTCGCACAGCGTGAAGGACACACCGAACTCGGCGTCGCCCTCGCGGAGGCCGCGGACCTCTCGCCGGCCGTCGTCGTCTGTGAGATGCTCGACGACGACACCGGGAACGCACGGACTCCAGCCGACGCCCGAAGCTACGCCGATCGACACGACGTTACTTATCTCGAGGGCGGACACGTACTCGAGCAACTGGGTTGA
- a CDS encoding DUF120 domain-containing protein, translated as MSVLADSAVGYDELAVLKLLALEGGLEGDVKISCSDLADRLEASNQTASRRLQRLESATLLERDTVSDGQWVEVTDAGERALHAEYEDYRRIFEADAEVDLEGTVTSGMGEGRHYISLSGYKRQFEDRLGYEPFPGTLNVDLREDSVRRRGALTSLEPIPIDGWEDDERTYGPAVCHRATVETVDGDSYEESHIIAPERTHHDDDQLEIIAPVKLRDELGLEDDDHVIVSVGDRR; from the coding sequence ATGTCAGTACTCGCGGACAGCGCCGTCGGCTACGACGAGCTTGCGGTTCTCAAGCTTCTCGCACTCGAGGGAGGGCTCGAGGGCGACGTGAAAATCTCGTGTTCCGACCTCGCGGATCGCCTCGAGGCCTCGAATCAGACCGCCTCCCGCAGACTCCAGCGACTCGAGAGCGCGACCCTGCTCGAGCGAGACACCGTCAGCGACGGACAGTGGGTCGAAGTGACCGACGCCGGAGAGCGAGCGCTCCACGCCGAGTACGAGGATTACCGACGGATCTTCGAGGCGGACGCCGAGGTCGATCTGGAGGGAACCGTCACCAGCGGGATGGGCGAAGGAAGACATTACATCTCGCTTTCGGGATACAAGCGACAGTTCGAGGACCGCCTGGGATACGAACCGTTTCCCGGCACGCTGAACGTCGACCTGCGTGAGGACAGCGTTCGCCGTCGCGGCGCGCTCACGTCGCTCGAGCCGATCCCGATCGACGGCTGGGAGGACGACGAGCGCACCTACGGACCGGCGGTCTGTCACCGCGCGACGGTGGAAACGGTCGACGGCGATTCCTACGAGGAATCACACATCATCGCCCCCGAACGAACGCACCACGACGACGATCAACTCGAGATCATCGCCCCCGTGAAACTCCGCGATGAACTCGGTCTCGAGGACGACGACCACGTCATCGTCTCGGTCGGTGATCGACGATGA
- a CDS encoding histidine kinase, whose product MTLRSHIEDVGSVDHALAVIDTDVADPLTALLAETFDWEGIEVETEVTDGESSYLEGETDAVALLEDGALVATSTMTELYESILAINSDLFVTGSRTFGEIDVPDVLEGLDDSRLRLRGYPLADKEKLVLILVSRYIEQLAWSSRSGTLRSSFQHLSRLNDEVGTNEVYARLEETNVDVHVYGFRGSTDLDVTAHLGSTTEHRDGWFVIYDPDDPSSDDAAALVCLEVEPRVWDGFFTFDAARTAALEEYIAAEL is encoded by the coding sequence GTGACACTGCGGTCGCACATCGAAGACGTCGGAAGCGTCGATCACGCACTCGCCGTCATCGACACGGACGTGGCGGATCCGCTCACCGCGCTGCTGGCGGAGACGTTCGACTGGGAGGGAATCGAGGTCGAGACCGAAGTAACGGACGGGGAGTCGTCGTATCTCGAGGGGGAGACGGACGCGGTTGCGCTGCTCGAGGATGGTGCGCTGGTCGCGACGTCGACGATGACCGAACTGTACGAGTCGATTCTGGCGATCAACTCCGATCTGTTCGTCACCGGGAGCCGCACGTTCGGTGAGATCGACGTCCCGGACGTTCTCGAGGGACTCGATGATTCTCGACTGCGGCTACGCGGATACCCGCTCGCGGATAAGGAGAAGCTCGTGTTGATCCTCGTCTCGCGATACATCGAGCAGCTGGCGTGGTCGAGTCGAAGCGGAACGCTCCGCTCGTCGTTCCAGCATCTGTCGCGCCTGAACGACGAGGTTGGAACCAACGAGGTGTATGCGAGACTCGAGGAAACGAACGTCGACGTTCACGTCTATGGATTTCGGGGGTCGACCGATCTCGACGTCACGGCGCATCTCGGTTCGACCACCGAACACCGCGACGGCTGGTTCGTCATCTACGATCCGGACGATCCCTCGAGCGACGATGCAGCGGCGCTCGTCTGTCTCGAAGTCGAACCACGGGTCTGGGACGGCTTCTTTACGTTCGATGCTGCCCGTACCGCCGCCCTCGAAGAGTACATCGCAGCCGAACTGTGA
- the twy1 gene encoding 4-demethylwyosine synthase TYW1 — protein sequence MSDSADSGAQAASDGHQDGGKRNDGDGSDDGDGGPAQVSSPDYHSENHTAAQTCGWTANALRGEGKCYKNIYYGIESHRCIQMTPVVRCNERCVFCWRDHKGHAYEMDDVEWDDPEAVVDASITLQKKLLSGFGGNDEVPREVFDQAMEPRHVAISLDGEPSLYPYLPELIEAFHDREITTFLVSNGTRPEMLRECDPTQLYVSVDAPERHTFDQVVKAMEDDAWERLLETMDVLAEKDDTRTVLRTTLVDGENMHHPDWYAGFYQQADPDFVELKAYMHVGHSRGRLDRSSMPTHEEVIEFAESIKEYMPAFTECMGVPASRVALLSKTRDTWVPKLEKDSEFWARDPVTGD from the coding sequence ATGAGCGACTCCGCCGATTCCGGCGCACAAGCGGCCTCCGACGGCCACCAGGACGGGGGCAAACGGAACGACGGCGACGGAAGCGACGACGGCGACGGCGGTCCGGCACAGGTCTCGAGTCCGGACTATCACAGCGAGAACCATACGGCGGCACAGACCTGCGGCTGGACCGCAAACGCCCTTCGCGGGGAGGGAAAGTGCTATAAAAACATCTACTACGGGATCGAATCCCACCGTTGCATCCAGATGACGCCGGTCGTCCGGTGTAACGAGCGTTGCGTCTTTTGCTGGCGCGACCACAAGGGCCACGCCTACGAGATGGACGACGTCGAATGGGACGACCCCGAGGCCGTCGTCGATGCCTCTATCACCCTCCAGAAGAAGTTGCTCTCGGGTTTCGGCGGCAACGACGAGGTGCCACGGGAGGTCTTCGACCAGGCGATGGAGCCCCGTCACGTCGCGATTTCTCTCGACGGCGAGCCGAGTCTCTATCCCTACCTGCCGGAACTGATCGAGGCGTTCCACGACCGGGAGATCACCACCTTTCTCGTCTCCAACGGCACCCGACCCGAGATGCTCCGCGAGTGTGATCCCACGCAACTGTACGTCAGCGTCGACGCCCCCGAGCGCCACACGTTCGATCAGGTGGTCAAGGCGATGGAGGACGACGCCTGGGAGCGACTGCTCGAGACGATGGACGTCCTCGCGGAGAAAGACGACACTCGGACGGTCCTCAGAACGACCCTCGTCGACGGCGAGAACATGCACCACCCCGACTGGTACGCCGGCTTCTACCAGCAGGCCGATCCCGACTTCGTCGAACTGAAAGCCTACATGCACGTGGGCCACTCTCGAGGGCGACTGGACCGATCCTCGATGCCGACCCACGAGGAGGTTATCGAGTTCGCAGAGTCAATCAAAGAGTACATGCCCGCGTTCACCGAGTGTATGGGCGTTCCCGCCTCTCGCGTCGCCTTGCTGTCGAAGACCCGAGATACGTGGGTTCCCAAACTCGAGAAAGACAGCGAGTTCTGGGCTCGCGATCCCGTCACGGGAGACTGA
- a CDS encoding SLC13 family permease: MFGLEAGPVATGVVLATFALLFVRRIGRYPVSRSVTAATGTVVLLALGIVSPQRALEAMSVQTLLLLFGMLVHVTALAQSGFYEWTATQLVTAARTPRRLTLGALALSALLSSLALNDATVLLLTPVLVVAAERGGTDPVPPVLAVVFGANIGSVATPLGNPQNAFILAESDLTTLEFIAALAPVAVVCLLIAGAFLLPKTERGRILETPVSSDVVRSGTDEGGFDRAWAATSVAFVLGTFVLLVALPDVGVGTIAASTAIVHLAWLQGFRRVAGDDVFADVDWSVLVLFGGLFALVAGLDGTALLEAVEAVSGGSQLAIATFGLSNLVSNVPAVVLLAAAIPEAATADWLMLAAVSTLAGNATPIASAATLLTLEAAADMEVRVPLRELLVLGIPLSIVTSVIAVGMLSVMVG, from the coding sequence GTGTTCGGACTCGAGGCGGGTCCCGTCGCGACGGGCGTCGTGCTGGCGACGTTCGCGCTGTTGTTCGTCAGGCGGATCGGTCGGTATCCGGTCTCCCGATCGGTCACGGCAGCGACCGGTACGGTCGTCCTCCTCGCGCTCGGAATCGTCTCGCCCCAGCGCGCGCTCGAGGCGATGAGCGTCCAGACGCTCCTGTTGCTGTTCGGCATGCTCGTCCACGTCACGGCGCTCGCCCAGTCGGGGTTCTACGAGTGGACGGCGACGCAACTGGTCACCGCGGCCAGGACGCCCCGACGGCTCACGCTCGGTGCGCTCGCCCTCTCGGCGCTCCTCAGTTCCCTCGCACTCAACGACGCGACCGTCCTGTTGCTCACGCCGGTTCTCGTCGTCGCGGCCGAACGCGGCGGAACCGATCCCGTTCCGCCGGTCCTCGCCGTCGTCTTCGGTGCCAATATCGGAAGCGTCGCGACGCCGCTCGGGAACCCACAGAACGCGTTCATCCTCGCTGAAAGCGACCTGACGACGCTCGAGTTCATCGCCGCGCTCGCACCCGTGGCGGTCGTCTGTCTGCTGATCGCGGGCGCGTTCTTGCTTCCGAAGACGGAACGCGGACGGATCCTGGAGACACCGGTCTCGAGCGACGTGGTCCGGTCGGGAACGGACGAGGGCGGGTTCGACCGGGCCTGGGCGGCCACCAGCGTCGCGTTCGTCCTCGGAACCTTCGTCCTGTTGGTCGCCCTCCCGGACGTCGGCGTCGGGACGATCGCGGCTTCGACGGCCATCGTTCATCTCGCCTGGCTGCAGGGCTTTCGGCGCGTGGCGGGAGACGACGTGTTCGCTGACGTCGACTGGAGCGTGCTCGTTCTCTTCGGCGGTCTGTTCGCGCTGGTCGCCGGACTCGACGGAACCGCTCTGCTCGAGGCCGTCGAAGCGGTCAGCGGCGGAAGCCAGCTTGCGATCGCTACGTTCGGCCTCTCGAATCTCGTGAGCAACGTTCCGGCGGTCGTTCTCCTCGCAGCAGCGATTCCGGAGGCGGCCACCGCGGACTGGCTGATGCTCGCCGCGGTGAGTACGCTCGCCGGAAACGCCACGCCGATCGCCTCCGCCGCCACGCTGCTCACGCTCGAGGCCGCGGCGGACATGGAGGTACGGGTTCCTCTCAGGGAACTGCTGGTGCTCGGTATCCCTCTCTCGATCGTTACCTCGGTGATCGCGGTCGGCATGCTCTCGGTGATGGTGGGGTAA